A DNA window from Mastomys coucha isolate ucsf_1 unplaced genomic scaffold, UCSF_Mcou_1 pScaffold21, whole genome shotgun sequence contains the following coding sequences:
- the Wdr87 gene encoding WD repeat-containing protein 87 translates to MASSRIIPKWNDFFRLVNDTIHKSKKSRVEEQSEVIVLTDRAQILFKESRSPLPMPTICHYFIEAHFFASLSWVSSYIKETLAVVWMKNKTDDMVEKRTFPMLERLRPVQAMVHTGNLHLIVAYCGDMILRLFGDHFKAFKSMCTVPCRFDITCLCFDPETKMLLSGILGGVVTWIIEQTGKGLHMLQIFPIPGDEMVQSIVLNGPKGCIMALCECTLRVLEHQGQGQLGESQRFVATNCSSPITCCFTSFEENLLYAGNKAGEVYVWTHLQSQSLHSFRAHPTLVVCIQSRSEAHTLLTAGREGTLKEWNLTSGSLLRHLELGKELYGLQFIDNTTFFCQTTHQFSLHRLPSFYSLFNVCGSVPQQLRRVRYRDNCFRILCATEDGLLRFVSPVTGDLLLITWPLSVLDHAVDWAFDPGNEELFVAAGTSEVLVFDTSRNPCPVKYLLCTSPDTQDFVQCLAYGNFHLGRGLEGLIFSGHQSGMIRVLSQHSCARIEKIVHFGAVLALSVFCGRLSTTQENSLLCSYGVDDYIQLSEAVLTGSRLQLRILACILSSCPLKHLVLLPKAVGAITDTNCLRLWKFHDFMAFGSRQGTKFIETLPLHQCAITSFDVCLSLSIFVTGGSDGTVRIWDFQGKLMAMLDSSLHFGPLCFANDRADLLVTFNQSIYLVSCLQLLSPSVLARVALLTITDDIVEIPKPFMPSFFFSFETLFVPKYSYQGLRKQDLEGLVNLSNRRAIAFDHNVPHVIEEEDDGSTVLLATSRYAFSEERELLSEFDKQPQTHYVIPPQLQLTAWDGLNPYQILRCYFGHGKKWLLAPDCYIPNSVIRARLWPEGSPIFLKCSLHPPQRDLEWEKGQPFFFWQSKVKAPSEVDETPQKEDEGFLETRLTKDITYSVLIDATKRSWLGKKISDVALSSLIETILNIMVHANPLKYQCCVGALGQIFASYQVSPALRSETAHRLLDDTTHSNPLVRELAWEGLKRLGMITHLFALPLTQGLLDKDQRVRNKALTLMPNTGVDSKSSLLALIQKPSIFQELQQEMIGEESLDHLLGLRPIDIQTLITQIELRLNDNLSMSKRDKVDFSLEIPGSSAPSQTISLLLLPPAPEVLQTKPIKSQRQIRSAGRKRARKILRGLRKFKEKLQKHEEITDQDEAEAAQADLKTVHSRTSSGSLLKSPKEVEISEKDILKEHISVAMRLRKRLHRRATDKKDKKAHKLRKPRKKKKEVGAIAVAAPEEILPPVMAEPSPPPPPSPPPPPPRKRIHRISGRGVGGRPGRILSPDSEWRDDLCQLTNLRIADSQPQMMDDLNAELVATATEVLAGKYPSWELFTELCPLLGKKEIEAEAEAEAKAEAEAEAEAEAEAEAEAEAEAEAQAEAEAREEAWQEGEPVFIKEATREGMDVTGQTRATEVPEAGEERLEKEERPQEVEQETQEEDKKKEVAFLGPEDVVKGKQRPRKGWKARMMAKQEKMREDERTEEAVSAEELAVTVKSEEMAEEGEEGEERRREGRRGTWEEEEGAERGEEEQMIERKETIAEAVERKLSWVEWKRSWNEWQRVQTRRAVLWEEWKKECDKKHFEELERLQAKRELPPSAEVEEPEKKMLKWDEWREVWEKVSKTRTEKELDLGELLSKEGEEGEEGEEEEEEEEEEIEEEEEIGEEEEIEEEEAEDRKVLRRERKRIHVAQRQARAEWKQAQAVRLKARERRLLAQEEEKLAQEEKILAQEKRKLAQEHVKRATRGGKLAHIDMTLGEKENFLGQQEEILSHEAELLAQKKKKLARNLETIAHEEEKIAKKINKVGEVKAVLAQKIETVMEKEKNLVLEEKQVKEEAKNLELDRRELALKEDELYEDIEKLAEKMKALAKEEEMLALYEKNLSLKEQMLAQEEEQQMEEEKRLAWKKDRTPEEVESLRERREKLREKKERQAQEKERMAQRKTELQEKKTRLAQVEESLGQEKHMLSLEKERLAEREKVLREKEKKLLKGKEQLQDIKGKLETYKEKLINLSKKLTEEKNVFVVKKERLAATEKKLELADVLLAEKQRKLSVAKVKLAEEIIDIIQNGQLIREEAEIIKEGEQLACEMKRVAKEKMKLVGESEKAPRTEAEEAILRRKRLAVHEVDLMKRRVSMEEKILAYEDRLLATEEKDAARESLELTREQRIHAHEERKLAKASRKLDREKSVSKEPAETRKALKALQNIVNKARKLTQKETKMIKIKQSLLAKEARLSVEEERLDIKELDAVEEQPEIILEERKLAKMQRHLAMQMRRLRTQEQRMAEEEGEFDREPIWHKEEEEEEEEQEEERKEEEQEEEEEQEEEGKEEEQEEEGKEEALFFKSPWIRRKGFMGILPGMEKFYSLLEPIEQKEKISQDIESLLKEKEKEKEAGWEEEEEEEEEEEEEEEEEEEEEEEEEEEEEQKEEKEQVQEEEREEKGEEEIKKEEKKMEKEVHEEEEEEEEKEEETEESSSEEEVKSVGHIEEEEEKHLWEEERKEEEKKKKKREKPKIERKMVFQKREMFPQAIPEIRGSTIKLSSSLGKLAPLPEDMEPEAKQISREEEARVSEIPTITPMISLRTTVMDKERELMEKYKLEPLRLLEVILEYEIAGMITPFTSRMVRRATEAHRLHLKTKWFLQHHPSLAGPRRRLHLPKILAEERYSKIGVSDVEWLHGILKQMEAGEELPRYSFHRLCQLLKDLTESGDLQWLHLAVLEAIVHRHKQIVDSRSSKPSREPMSPKHLKVIPPIKGREQDGWLEPSAVPMPGSLATKRVTDPKVIHWHLLGEPHRSTRLQQLSSALGEMETQSFDLTTRDILTDVHSSINNQTLALMFQKDFGDLKSKSRYPKLPKLEKKPISKKKEEVPPWETFVALYHVLRMLQQRYAKDRATWMEKFYQLMDLYQIKSPGIQRLLLDLLLTKEPQSQEFISKETVEEKELMPGERLLYCLVCGGSHPPKMPLGFRNVIPLPEQNNVHTISPKGITKYGILELAWKSLPQADIHLRKESHVIVPIP, encoded by the exons ATGGCTTCTTCCAGGATCATTCCCAAGTGGAATGATTTTTTTAGGCTTGTGAATGACACCATTCACAAAAGCAAG AAATCCAGAGTGGAGGAACAGAGTGAAGTAATTGTGTTGACTGACCGAGCCCAGATACTGTTCAAAGAATCCCGCTCTCCTCTCCCTATGCCGACCATATGCCATTACTTCATTGAGGCCCacttctttgcctctctctcctggGTGTCGTCctacataaaagaaacactg GCTGTAGTGTGGATGAAAAACAAGACTGACGACATGGTTGAAAAGAGAACATTTCCGATGTTGGAGCGACTACGGCCTGTCCAGGCAATGGTGCACACAGGCAACCTTCATCTCATTGTGGCCTACTGTGGCGACATGATCCTGAGGCTCTTTGGGGACCATTTTAAGGCATTCAAATCCATGTGTACTGTGCCCTGCCGCTTTGACATCACCTGCCTCTGTTTTGATCCAGAAACAAAGATGCTTCTGTCCGGCATCCTGGGGGGAGTGGTCACCTGGATCATTGAACAAACTGGCAAGGGCCTCCACATGCTGCAAATCTTTCCCATCCCTGGTGACGAGATGGTCCAAAGCATTGTCCTGAATGGCCCGAAAGGCTGCATCATGGCCCTGTGTGAATGTACTCTGAGAGTCCTTGAACACCAGGGCCAGGGTCAACTGGGAGAGTCACAGAGGTTCGTAGCCACTAACTGCAGCTCTCCCATCACCTGCTGCTTCACAAGCTTTGAGGAGAACCTTCTCTACGCTGGGAACAAGGCTGGAGAGGTCTATGTATGGACCCACCTTCAAAGCCAGTCTCTCCACAGCTTCAGAGCCCATCCCACATTAGTGGTATGCATACAGAGCCGGTCAGAGGCCCACACCCTGCTGACAGCTGGGAGGGAAGGCACACTCAAAGAATGGAACCTCACTTCAGGGAGCCTGCTCAGGCACCTGGAACTTGGCAAGGAGCTCTATGGCCTCCAGTTTATTGACAACACTACTTTCTTCTGCCAAACAACGCATCAGTTTTCCTTGCACCGCCTGCCCAGCTTCTACAGCCTCTTCAATGTCTGTGGTTCCGTCCCTCAGCAGTTACGTCGAGTCCGCTATAGGGACAACTGCTTCCGGATCCTATGTGCCACTGAGGATGGCCTGTTGCGCTTTGTGTCTCCTGTAACAGGGGATCTTCTGCTTATCACTTGGCCTTTATCAGTCCTCGACCATGCTGTGGACTGGGCCTTCGATCCAGGTAACGAGGAGCTTTTTGTAGCAGCAGGCACCTCAGAGGTGCTAGTGTTTGACACAAGCCGCAACCCTTGCCCAGTCAAGTATCTCCTGTGTACCTCACCGGATACTCAGGACTTCGTCCAGTGCCTGGCTTATGGGAATTTCCACCTGGGCCGGGGGCTGGAAGGCCTGATATTCTCTGGGCATCAGAGCGGTATGATAAGAGTGCTTTCCCAGCACAGCTGTGCCAGAATTGAGAAAATTGTTCACTTTGGGGCCGTCCTGGCTCTGTCAGTATTCTGTGGGAGGCTTTCGACTACCCAAGAAAACTCTTTGCTCTGTTCCTATGGGGTAGATGACTACATACAATTGTCAGAAGCTGTGTTGACGGGGAGCCGATTACAGCTTAGGATCCTGGCTTGCATTCTCAGCAGCTGCCCACTAAAACACCTGGTCCTCCTACCAAAAGCTGTAGGTGCCATTACGGATACCAACTGCCTACGGCTCTGGAAGTTCCATGATTTTATGGCCTTCGGGTCAAGGCAAGGCACCAAATTTATAGAAACATTGCCTCTACACCAGTGTGCCATCACCTCCTTTGATGTCTGCTTGTCCCTGAGTATTTTTGTCACAGGTGGTTCAGACGGCACCGTTCGCATCTGGGATTTTCAGGGTAAACTTATGGCCATGCTGGACTCGTCCCTGCACTTTGGGCCACTCTGCTTCGCCAATGACCGGGCCGACCTGCTTGTGACTTTCAACCAGAGTATATATCTGGTGTCTTGCTTACAACTCTTATCCCCATCCGTACTTGCTCGTGTTGCCCTTCTGACCATAACCGATGACATAGTGGAAATCCCCAAACCTTTCATGccaagcttctttttttcttttgagaccttATTTGTGCCTAAGTATAGCTACCAGGGCCTACGGAAACAGGACCTCGAAGGCCTAGTAAACCTTTCCAATAGGCGGGCTATTGCCTTTGATCATAACGTGCCACATGTcatagaagaagaagatgatggcAGCACTGTGTTACTGGCCACTTCCCGGTATGCTTTTTCGGAGGAAAGGGAGCTGCTGAGTGAGTTTGATAAGCAACCCCAAACTCACTATGTGATTCCTCCCCAGTTGCAGTTGACTGCCTGGGACGGACTGAACCCCTATCAGATACTGCGATGCTACTTCGGACACGGGAAGAAATGGCTTCTTGCTCCTGATTGCTACATCCCTAACTCAGTGATCCGTGCCCGTCTTTGGCCAGAGGGCAGTCCAATATTCCTCAAGTGCAGCCTGCACCCACCCCAGCGGGATCTGGAATGGGAGAAGGGTCAGCCATTCTTCTTCTGGCAGAGCAAGGTAAAAGCTCCGAGTGAAGTAGACGAAACACCACAGAAAGAGGATGAAGGTTTCCTAGAAACGAGATTAACCAAGGACATCACTTACAGCGTCCTCATCGATGCAACAAAACGCAGCTGGCTGGGGAAGAAGATAAGCGATGTGGCTCTTAGCAGCCTGATCGAGACAATCCTCAACATCATGGTCCATGCCAACCCACTGAAATACCAGTGCTGTGTTGGTGCATTAGGACAAATCTTTGCCTCTTACCAGGTGTCTCCAGCTCTGCGCTCGGAGACGGCGCACCGTCTGCTGGATGACACAACCCATTCCAACCCACTTGTCCGAGAACTAGCCTGGGAGGGGCTGAAGCGCCTAGGCATGATCACTCATCTCTTTGCCTTGCCTCTGACCCAGGGATTGTTGGACAAGGATCAAAGAGTGAGGAACAAGGCCTTAACCCTAATGCCCAATACTGGAGTCGATTCAAAGAGCTCACTGTTAGCTCTGATCCAGAAGCCAAGCATTTTCCAGGAGTTGCA GCAAGAGATGATTGGGGAGGAGTCCCTGGACCATCTTCTGGGGCTGCGGCCCATAGACATTCAAACCCTCATTACTCAAATAGAGCTGCGATTAAATGATAACCTGTCAATGAGTAAAAGAGATAAGGTTGATTTCTCTTTGGAAATCCCGGGGTCTTCTGCACCTAGTCAGACCATCTCCTTGCTCCTACTTCCCCCAGCTCCTGAAGTACTTCAAACCAAGCCCATCAAAAGCCAAAGACAGATCCGCTCAGCGGGCAGAAAACGGG ccCGGAAAATATTGCGAGGCCTCAGAAAGTTCAAAGAGAAACTGCAGAAACACGAGGAGATAACTGATCAGGATGAGGCAGAagcagcccaggcagacctcAAAACAGTCCACTCCAGGACTTCTTCTGGTAGCCTACTCAAGAGCCCCAAAGAGGTTGAAATTTCCGAGAAAGATATCTTGAAGGAACACATTTCCGTGGCCAtgagactgaggaaaaggctCCACCGAAGAGCCACAgacaaaaaagacaagaaagctCACAAGCTCCGCAAgcccaggaagaagaagaaagaggtcgGAGCCATAGCTGTAGCTGCGCCCGAGGAAATTTTGCCTCCTGTAATGGCCgaaccttctcctccacctccaccatcaccaccaccaccaccaccgaggAAGAGAATTCACAGAATTTCTGGACGGGGTGTTGGGGGAAGGCCTGGTAGGATTCTGTCTCCAGACAGTGAATGGCGGGATGATCTCTGTCAGCTCACAAACCTGAGGATAGCTGATTCTCAACCACAGATGATGGATGATCTAAATGCTGAGCTAGTGGCTACTGCTACTGAGGTCCTGGCAGGAAAGTATCCGAGCTGGGAACTCTTTACGGAACTATGCCCCTTATTGGGCAAAAAAGAGattgaggctgaggctgaggctgaggctaaggctgaggctgaggctgaggctgaggctgaggctgaggctgaggctgaggctgaggctgaggctgaggcccagGCCGAGGCCGAGGCTAGGGAAGAAGCCTGGCAAGAGGGAGAACCAGTTTTTATCAAAGAAGCAACTAGAGAGGGTATGGATGTCACAGGTCAGACAAGAGCCACAGAGGtgccagaggctggagaggaaagactagaaaaagaagagagaccaCAGGAGGTGGAGCAAGAGACCCAAGAAGAGGACAAAAAGAAGGAAGTTGCTTTCTTAGGACCAGAGGATGTAGTCAAAGGGAAGCAGAGACCCAGGAAGGGATGGAAAGCTAGGATGATGGCTAAGcaggagaaaatgagagaagatGAAAGAACAGAAGAGGCTGTCTCTGCAGAAGAGCTGGCTGTGACTGTGAAGTCAGAGGAAATGgctgaagaaggagaagaaggagaagaaagaagaagagaaggaagaagaggaacatgggaagaagaggaaggagcagagaggggggaggaggagcaaATGATTGAACGAAAAGAAACAATAGCAGAGGCAGTTGAGAGAAAGCTGTCTTGGGTGGAGTGGAAGAGGTCTTGGAATGAATGGCAGAGGGTCCAGACTCGGAGGGCAGTGCTTtgggaagaatggaagaaagaatgtGATAAGAAGCATTTTGAAGAACTGGAGAGACTCCAGGCGAAAAGAGAGCTGCCACCAAGTGCAGAAGTAGAGGAACCAGAGAAGAAAATGCTGAAATGGGATGAATGGAGAGAGGTCTGGGAAAAGGTATCAAAGACCAGAACTGAGAAAGAATTGGATTTAGGGGAACTGCTGTccaaggaaggggaggaaggggaggaaggggaggaagaggaagaagaggaagaagaagagatagaggaagaggaagagataggtgaagaggaagagatagaggaagaggaagcagaggacagaaaggtcctcagaagagagaggaaacGGATCCATGTGGCACAGAGACAAGCCAGGGCAGAGTGGAAACAAGCCCAAGCTGTGAGACTAAAAGCCAGAGAGAGGAGGCTGCTCGCACAGGAAGAGGAGAAACTTGCACAGGAAGAGAAAATACTAGCCCAGGAGAAGAGAAAACTGGCTCAAGAACATGTGAAAAGGGCTACCAGGGGTGGAAAATTGGCCCACATAGATATGACccttggagagaaagagaactttcTGGGCCAACAAGAGGAAATTTTAAGCCATGAAGCAGAGCTACTggcccagaaaaaaaagaagctagcCAGAAATCTAGAGACAATAgctcatgaagaagaaaaaatcgcaaaaaaaataaataaagtgggagAAGTGAAAGCAGTGTTGGCTCAGAAAATAGAAACcgtgatggaaaaagaaaagaatctggtCTTAGAGGAAAAGCAGGTGAAAGAGGAAGCCAAGAACCTGGAGTTGGACAGAAGGGAGCTAGCTCTGAAAGAAGACGAACTGTACGAGGACATAGAAAAACTGGCCGAGAAAATGAAGGCTCTGGCTAAGGAGGAGGAGATGCTGGCCTTGTATGAGAAGAATTTGTCATTGAAGGAGCAGATGCTGGCccaggaggaagagcagcagatggaggaagagaaaagactgGCCTGGAAGAAAGACAGAACGCCTGAAGAGGTGGAGAGTctaagggagaggagagagaaactgagggagaagaaagagagacaggcccaggagaaagagagaatggcccagagaaagacagaactccaagaaaagaaaacaagactggCCCAGGTGGAAGAAAGTCTAGGCCAGGAGAAGCACATGCTGTCTCTGGAAAAAGAAAGACTGGCCGAAAGGGAAAAGGTTCTtcgggagaaggaaaaaaagctcCTCAAGGGGAAGGAGCAATTACAGGACATAAAAGGCAAACTGGAGACATACAAGGAGAAGCTGATTAACTTAAGTAAGAAGCTGACGGAGGAGAAGAATGTCTTTGTGGTGAAGAAAGAGAGGCTGGCTGCCACAGAGAAGAAGTTGGAGCTGGCAGATGTGCTTTTGGCAGAGAAGCAAAGGAAGCTGTCCGTGGCAAAAGTAAAGTTAGCTGAGGAGATCATAGACATCATCCAGAATGGCCAACTTATCAGAGAAGAGGCTGAGATCATTAAAGAAGGGGAGCAGCTGGCCTGCGAAATGAAAAGGGTGGCCAAGGAGAAGATGAAGCTGGTGGGAGAGTCAGAGAAGGCCCCCAGGACTGAGGCGGAGGAAGCCATCTTAAGGAGGAAGAGGCTGGCCGTGCATGAGGTAGATCTAATGAAGAGGAGAGTGTCGATGGAGGAGAAAATTCTAGCATATGAAGACAGACTGTTGGCCACAGAGGAAAAGGATGCTGCCAGAGAGAGTCTGGAGCTTACCAGAGAACAGAGGATACATGCCCATGAAGAAAGGAAATTAGCCAAAGCTAGCAGGAAACTGGATAGAGAGAAGAGTGTTTCCAAGGAGCCTGCAGAGACTAGAAAAGCCTTAAAGGCACTTCAAAATATAGTTAACAAAGCAAGGAAACtgacacagaaagaaacaaagatgatAAAGATAAAACAGTCACTGCTAGCTAAGGAGGCCAGGCTAAGTGTGGAGGAGGAGAGActtgacattaaggagttggatGCCGTAGAAGAACAACCAGAGATAATCTTAGAGGAGAGGAAGCTAGCTAAGATGCAAAGACATCTGGCCATGCAGATGAGAAGGCTGAGAACCCAAGAGCAGAGAATggctgaggaagaaggggaatTTGACCGGGAACCAATATGgcacaaggaggaggaggaggaggaggaggaacaggaggaagagaggaaggaggaggaacaggaggag gaggaggaacaggaggaggaagggaaggaggaagaacaggaggaggaagggaaggaggaagcacTATTCTTTAAAAGTCCATGGATTAGGAGAAAAGGCTTCATGGGGATTCTTCCTGGAATGGAAAAGTTTTACAGCCTATTAGAACCcatagaacagaaagagaaaatttctCAGGACATAGAAAGCCTGTTG aaagaaaaggagaaggaaaaagaggcaggatgggaggaggaagaggaggaggaagaggaagaagaagaagaggaggaagaggaagaagaagaggaggaggaagaggaagaggaagaggaacagaaagaggaaaaagaacaagtgcaggaagaggaaagggaggagaaaggagaagaggagataaaaaaagaagagaaaaagatggaaaaggaggttcatgaggaggaagaagaagaagaggaaaaggaggaagagactgaggaaagctCAAGTGAGGAGGAGGTGAAAAGTGTAGGCCacatagaagaggaagaggagaaacacttatgggaagaagagaggaaggaagaagagaaaaaaaagaaaaaaagagaaaagccaaagatagaaagaaagatggtCTTTCAGAAACGGGAAATGTTCCCTCAAGCAATCCCTGAGATCAGAGGGAGCACTATAAAGCTGAGCAGCTCTCTTGGGAAATTGGCCCCATTACCTGAGGATATGGAACCAGAAGCAAAACAGATATCCAGGGAAGAGGAGGCCAGAGTGTCCGAGATACCCACAATAACACCCATGATATCCCTGAGGACAACGGTGATGGATAAAGAGAGGGAGCTGATGGAGAAATATAAACTGGAACCCCTACGCCTTCTGGAGGTGATCTTAGAGTATGAAATAGCAGGCATGATCACGCCATTCACGTCTCGGATGGTTAGAAGGGCCACAGAAGCTcacagactccatctcaaaacgAAGTGGTTTCTGCAGCATCATCCTTCTCTGGCAGGACCAAGGAGACGGCTACATCTCCCCAAGATCTTGGCAGAGGAACGATACTCAAAGATCGGGGTATCGGACGTTGAGTGGCTGCATGGCATCTTGAaacagatggaggcaggagaagagcTTCCCAGATACAGTTTCCACAGACTGTGCCAACTCCTCAAAGACCTAACCGAGTCGGGAGACCTGCAGTGGCTGCACCTGGCAGTACTTGAAGCCATTGTGCACCGTCACAAGCAGATTGTGGATTCAAGATCTTCAAAACCTAGTAGAGAACCTATGAGTCCCAAACATCTGAAAGTGATTCCTCCCAtaaagggaagggaacaggatggCTGGCTGGAGCCTTCAGCTGTCCCCATGCCAGGGTCATTAGCTACCAAAAGGGTTACAGACCCAAAGGTTATACACTGGCATCTTCTAGGAGAGCCACACAGAAGTACACGGCTGCAGCAGTTATCCAGTGCTCTGGGTGAAATGGAGACACAGTCTTTTGATCTTACTACAAGAGACATTTTGACCGATGTTCATTCTTCCATAAACAATCAGACCCTGGCACTGATGTTTCAAAAGGACTTTGGGGATCTTAAAAGTAAAAGCAGGTATCCCAAACTGCCTAAGTTGGAGAAAAAGCCTATCTccaaaaaaaaggaggaggtACCTCCATGGGAGACATTTGTGGCGCTCTACCATGTTTTGCGGATGCTACAGCAGCGGTATGCCAAAGACAGGGCTACTTGGATGGAAAAGTTTTACCAGCTCATGGACCTATACCAGATTAAGTCTCCTGGAATCCAGAGGCTGCTGCTGGACCTGCTCCTGACTAAAGAGCCCCAGTCCCAAGAGTTCATCTCCAAAGAGACTGTGGAGGAAAAGGAGCTGATGCCAGGGGAACGGCTACTGTACTGCTTGGTTTGTGGTggctcccaccccccaaaaatgcCCCTGGGGTTCCGGAATGTCATACCCCTCCCTGAACAGAATAACGTGCATACCATCAGTCCCAAGGGCATTACCAAGTATGGAATCCTCGAACTTGCCTGGAAGAGCCTGCCCCAAGCTGACATTCACCTCAGGAAAGAGTCCCATGTCATTGTTCCCATTCCCTAG